The Narcine bancroftii isolate sNarBan1 chromosome 8, sNarBan1.hap1, whole genome shotgun sequence region TCTGGTAGAGATCTCAGAAGTTTTGAGATCAGACTCATTATTTTGTCACATTTCAAACATGGGTCATATGCCATAGGCATATTTAAGTTCCCAGAGAATCAGCCCTTACAACACTTATTTTGAGTGTCTGGAGCTTTTATCCTCAGAAGAATATTGGGCAACTAATGGTGATGGGCTTGTCCATTGAGATGTGCTCCTATTTTGTAATTTTAAAGAGCCACAGGTCTGCAGCCAAAGTGTTTAAGTAAACTATATAATTGTACCTAATGAATCTGTTGTTAATCACCTGCTGTTATCCTTTTTCTTGAAGAATATAAAACCTTGATTTATTTTGTGTACAGAGATTCTTTTGAGATTGTCTAGAATGGCTGAATCATGAACTTTTGCCTCCACAGCTCGAGACAGTATGACTTATTCAAGATTACGACATTCAATCCTAAGGATTTATTTCCTTTCAAAACCATTATTTTTCCATCATTGTATTTTATAACAAAAATGCTAATTCCCTTAAGTTCCTTGTTCGCGCTAAACTCGGAGCATCTCCATGAGATTTTTTCATGTCACCTTTGATAAAGCATTTATTTCATTTCCCTGCCATTCCTCCCGTGAAAGAGGTTAGGGCAGGATGTGTACTGGAACCCCACCACATATGGGTTTCTATCCAAGCCACACAGCATTCTCTTTTGGAAATATATCGCCATATAGATGCTGCTACATTTACATCTTGATTTAACTGCACTATGCAAGCAGCGGGAGAAGGTCTGCAAGCAGTTCAAGAAGATGGCTGATCAACACCTCTCAAAGGTAACAAGTGATGGGAGTGTACTGACACCAGCATGCTTGCATCCTGTGAATTGATAACATGGCCAGAACATAAGTAGCAAGTTATTATGAGGCCTAAAGCAAATATTAAATTCATATCCTAATCTTCTGGTTGGTTGGCTTATTTTCTTTATATTGTAAGCAATCTTAATGTTCTCATTGCCATCTTATCCACTTTACCTCCTTGAGCTTGAGTTGGAGGCTTTTTACAGAGGTTCATCCAGTTGTGCTTTATCTTTGGTCACATATGATTACTGAGCAGAACAGCTTTTTTGATGCTTATTGGAAGTCAATATTTGTTCTCCATCTTAAATCATTGCTTATCAAGAttgttttcatttacaccctGGGTGATTTTATGGATGCTATATTATGCATTAAATCCTTCGATTCAACAACCTCTGTTAGCATTTTTGTCAAGTTTATAGTATTTGGCATTCAAGTGGTGTTGAAGAAATTGGAATATTTGTCCAGAAATCCATTCTGATCAATAGCAACGGGTAATGGCATCACACCCCACTCCATTTAAAAGTTTCACCTCCAGTGAAGTCAATGAAACCAAATTTCAGTAAACAAACAGATCTGAGTTCAGTATTATTATTTTGTAGTCCAGGATGAATTTTTAGGCAATTACTTTCATTAAAAATAACCttttttaatttacagttttATTTACATGGTGCATTAACATAATGCATTTATAATAATatattggatttaaattcagttccCATGGCTGGGGTCAAGAGTGATTTGGAACAAGATTTTAACTTAACATTTTCAGGTGAAGATTTGTATGTTACTcacagcttgattaatgattcttcattttgtgcttattacaatttaaggtggtacatagaacccatatgtccaaacttaaattatcccatttttatgcagatattcattcactatgtgagaagtgtaaaatttttgaaacttCACTGATCTATATGTTTAGaaaatgcccaaatttagagattctggaaagacattttccaaactttatcaatgattcttaagattaatttagaACTTTGCCCATTAATTGCTGATTGGTTTTTCTCGTGATTCAAATAAACTTATAttggcatctcaggaaaaagttttagcttttactatGTTGATAGCAGACGAACAATTTTATAGAAATGGAACGATGATTCAATCTCTACTCGTACACAGTGGTTATTTGATGTAATGTCTTATTTAAgtatagagaaaattagatataatattaaagataaaaaatttcaatttatgaaattatggggtCTGTTCttagtttttttatataattggaagaattaacaattattgtatgtTCTGGTGGTTCATTGTTTGTTTTCCAGGGGTCGTCAGtgattccacattattgattttttaaaattaatttattaagTAACTGATTAGTGGGTGGGGATATATTAGAATTAGTTTtagttttcagttttttttattttataccACAAACAGGTTTAACATGGTCTCATAGATAATTTCCATTGAATGTTTTTTGAGGTTTTATAAGCAATTATTGAcgtagttttatctacttttttttccattgactTTTTTGGTGTaaatgaattatttttaattttcaattctgcattcatgcttatatgttaaactcaataaaaatattttaaaaagaaaaaggcaCATCCGAACAAATAGTATAATAGGTGTGAGACAATAACTAACAAAAGTTGATTCTCAGTTAttcatttttaataacaatttcaCAACAAAACACAGAAAGTTTTAATCATATGTAAAATAgttataatttaaataatttaattttcataATTATCTCTCTATATGCAGAATCACTGATTCTTGGTGCATAGCAGGCCATGCCCTCATCAGCACGGAAGAGGTGCCATCTCTTAGTCTCACTCCCAGTCCTGACCTGTAGATTTCTCCTTTTCAAGTACATCTGTAATTTCCTCCAAGTAGCTACTGTTCAATTTGCTCTGTTTCAAATATTACCATTAAATCTCAATTACCAAATATTATAATTAAAAGGTAGTTGTGATGCCAAATCAGATGCAAAATATGATATTCTTGAAATTATTGCAAAATGTTAGTATCGTGCATTTCCCTTttccaaaattttattttcaaatatatcGTAAGGACAAAGAAGGAGAGTATTAAGTTTACGCTGACTCACAGAGCAATTCACCAATCCCATTTCCTGTAATATATTCTCTTGCAGATGCCCACTAATCTCCAATAATTCTCCTGGCACTGGCCTGTACTCTGTGTGATTTACAGTACCAATGAACTTGCCAACTAGCTCACCTTTGTACAGAatggggaaaccagagcacccaggggaaaaccATGCATTCACAGAGGGAGCATGCAACATCCACCCTGACAGCGTCAGAGATCAGCATTGATACCGGGTCATtggtgctgtgaggcagcagaCCACTGCACGCTGCTTCACAATGTCAttccaaaaacatttaatttctgtccttttaaaatatattttagcaCATTTGAAATATGCAAACTGAAGCCAGTGTTAAAATTTCAAAATACTTTCACGAATGTAACTCAGAATAATGCATTGCAATTTCTGAGCTTTTATTACAGAAAGCTACCTTTGCTATTCCATGTTAAACATTATTATAATCTGAATATTACAAATTGTAAAAGACGATAATTGTCTGCATTCCTGGCTACAGTAAAACATCATTTTAATTTAACTCTattaaagaaataaatttgaattacTTCCCATCTGGGATCTGAAGTGTGAATTTTGCTATTTatattacagattttttttcctttctattgaAATTTATGTAAGTAAGCAAAAGACAGCGTAATCACTGAAGGAGTTGAAACCATGATTGTATGCTTGATTGGGATTAATTTATAAGTACATTTATCACCTGGCATAtaaatggaaaaacaaaaaagaGATTTTCGTAGACTGCTTTTGTCAAAAGTGAGGGGATAAGCACACAGAGAACCATTTTCTGCTGTTATATCAGAATTTGAGCATCTGAAGTTTTCTTTTGATATTTATGTTTAGCTGATCATATTGAGTTATGCAGAAAATATTCCATTTTTTTCAATATCTATATATCCCAATTAAAAACACAGTTTCAAATCTTATTAATTCAGTGTTTTCACTCTTAAAGCCTGATGTATTATTGATAATTGTTGAATTATTGAAATAATGTTATTTTGTTCAGTATTCAGAGTTATCAGCTATTGAATGCAAGCTTCTGCTCAAATTTCTATCTCTGCAAAAGAAAATGCTTCTTTTATGTGGTACCCAATAATTGATGAAATACAACAAATCATGAATTTCCATATACTGTGTGCAGAAAGGAAACCATAACAGGTTATTGCATTACATTTTCTGACACAGTGAAATGGAAAATTAATCTTCTATGTTATGACTGTGTTTGCATTCTGTAACGAAACGTAGCTCTCCGCTTGCATATCTTCATTTGGAGTCTGTCCTGATCATTTATGTCAGCTAAAGTTTGCCACTAAACAAATTTGCTCTTCACTTGCTTGAAAACCTCCAAGACTCTCACCACTGGGACACAGCCTTCTCTTAAAATAGTGATTCCTTCTGAAAAACATAAGAAGATATCTGTTGAGAACAGCTGAAACCCATCATTGCTGGTAACCTTAGAGAGCATTTGTAGGCCCTTTCAAtctgccgtgtaaaatggagttaactgCGCTAATTGCctggttagtgccccagttacacgaaagttagaaagggtctgacccagtcaacTCCGTCGGAATCCAACTGgctccctgacctacctcagaggtagtcaaggAACCTAGTTACACTTACCTAGGTCGCGTCCACaagcaatttgaaaatgaaaacgGCCGACCCACTTTTTCTGGTAACATCAGCGCTTGCATGCGTGCATCACCAGGCATccagcatccgaacatccggCAATACTTCCCAGGAGCAGGTGATGCATCATTACGGGAAGGCTGGGATCtcccttaaatcgccaggttggtgatttaacGGGTAGATtcccctgcagtttaaaaggtgcttccagcacctttgccccagcaatcgcacctgggtcccaggagggcagcAGTTTAAAAAAGGTTACTAACATTAAAGCCAGTCTCTCTGAAAGCAAATAACCACCTTTATCAGCTGCTGGGCTGAAGACAAGTTGTAGTTTCTCTACTTCTCATGATCTCACAGGGGCCAACATGATTTATATCTGGCTGATTTGCACAAAATATTAATGGTAcattaattgatgtaaaaattccaATGACAGAAAAAAGCTCAGCATTAAATAAAGGGTTTGCCTTTGTAGTCAAGCCGATGGAAATTTGGTCTATTTACTCAATGATTactacattaaaatattaaatctgATTGATAAGTTTAAGACATATGTACATAAAAATCAGGGTTTAAACTAAGCTACAATTTATCAACATAGtgaactgtggtaaaccactgaaaTATACAATTATCTGTTCGAGCATACTtattggccagttgtacctgtggcccactCCCCACAGGCGCCTGTTTAAAGATGACTGTTCCACAAGTTatattctcaagtgaattaaagcctattggtttctccgcaatagtctcctgagtgattgatggggcATCAATTTAATTCATTTGAAATTTTCTACAATGGAGTAGATCCTCGAACCAGAAAAGCTGGAAATCGACCttcaatcacctgaggcatctCCCAGCTTCGAGCTCTGGCTGCATTGTTTTGAAGCGTTCTTGCAGGCCTCCTCTACCATTGTGCGATCAAAGACCAACAAACTGCAAGAACTTCACTCCCAGGTCGGCACCCTGCTGTACacaatgatcagggatgccacaaTGCACTAGGAGGCcatggaattcctcaaagggCAATACCTGCGTAAAATGAATGTTGTCTATGCTAGACACCTTCTAGTGACTCAAAAACAACAACATGGTGAGTCAAATGCCGAATATTTTCAGGCACTGTGAGCACTCGGCAAGGCCTGCAAATGTAAAGCCGTGTCCGCCGCAGGGTATACAAAGGACCTGATCTAGGATGCCTACATCGTGGGGATCAGGTGGAATTACATACGACAGAGACTTTTGGAGCAAGGGGAACTCAGTCTGCAGAGAGCAGTCGGGCTGACAGGAATGCTGGATGTGcctctccagaacatggaggcctacttgACCAACAATGCAGCCACCTTGTGGTCACCCCAGTCACAGCCATCCTGGGACATGCCACAACCCCACCAACAACCAGACTACAGCAGCAGTGTTCCGCAAAAGCCTCCTGATGCTCTCAACCAGTAATGACCTGACCACAGCCGCTGTGTTCCGGGAacccccaaagtgctacttctgcagcctgggcatcagaggaaatgctgcccagtgAAGGTTTCAGTCTACTCCAGCTGCAGAAAGAAGGGCCACTACTCCAAAATGTGTAAGCCCAAACCCCTCCTTAGCAGCACTGCACATGGATCATGGGGGCCGTCTTCCGCAACACTGCTATCATCCGGGGCCAGCAGCGCCATGTGTGATCTGTGGGGCCACTATCTTGGACACCATCTTCAGGACCCGGCTACGCTACAAGCGGGCAGCGGAGGTCAGCATCTTCTGAATCCGGCAACACTGCATGCGGGCCCTGGGGGCCACCATCTAGGATGCCACCATCTTCTGCAGCAATGATGTGCAGTGGCCCGACTCTAGCCTCCATTACCCTTGACCAGGACAGTCCGCACCAACTCACAAAGTCTATGATAGACATCAAGGTTAACAGCCACATGATGAGTTGCTTGCTTGATAGCGGGAGCACGGAGAGTTTTATGTATCCAGACACAGTGCGGAGCCTATCCCTCACAGAACAGCTGGTGAACCAGATggtctccttggcatccaagtTTTATACAGCAGACGTTCGGGTTTTCTGTATTGTGATTTTAATGGTGTGGGGTACTGTATATGACAACCTTAGACTGATGGTAATGCCTCATCTCTGTGCTGCTGTACTGTTGgggcttgattttcaatgtcaccttaaaaatgTGATGATGGCATTTGATGGGctccatccacccctcacctttCATAACCAGCAATTTGATAGCCAATCCCCTGCCATACACATCCTCCAAACCATTCACCATGAACGACTTGCGGGCTCTCCACACCCCCCTCCATCACAATTTGCCAACCTCACCCCCTGACTGCAAACCCATCGCCACTAAAAGCAGATGGTACAGCActagggacagagccttcatcctGGCAGAGGTACAGCAATTACTAAAGGAAGGGGTTATTGAAGCCAGCAATACCCCTCGGAGAGCACAGGGGAGAAGAATAGAATGGTCATCGACTACAATCAGACCATCAATGATACACTCAACTGGATGCATACCCTCCTTCCGCAAATCATCgatggtcaaccaaattgcccagtatcGGGTCTTTTCGACCATCAACCTAAAGTTGGCATATCATCAGTACCCATCTATCCAGAGGACTGCCAGTATATGCCAGCGACTGTATCTACCATTTCCTGAAggtcccctttggtgtcacaaatggcgtttcggtcttccagtgggagttGGACCATATGAGTTGCGGGCCACTTTCCCgtatctcgacaatgtcaccatctgcagctatGACCtgtaggaccatgatgccaatctccagagatttGTTGAGACAGCCAACCTCCTTAATTTGATACACAACAAGGCCAAGTGAGTGTTCCACACGACTCtcctggccatccttggctgtgtcatggagaatggtgtcattggcccagaCCCAGACTCATGCAACCACTCTTGGTGCTTCCCCTCCCAcgcagcctcaaggccctgaagaggtgccttgggtttttctcctattatgctcagtgggtccccaattacgcGAACAAGGCCCACTCTCTTATCAAATCTACATCCTTCCCTCTGGCGGGCCTTGTTCAGCCTTCAACCGCATCAAGCCTGACAtcaccaaggccacaatgcatgttTGGATGAATCAACCcccttttcaggtggaaagtgatgcttcagacTTTGCCCTGGCAGCAACCCTTAATCAGGCTGGGAAGCCCGTCACATTTTTTTCATGCATCCTGAGATTCAAAGCTCCTCAGTAGAAAAAGAGCcccaagccattgttgaggtAGTGCCGCACTGGTGCCATTACCTGGCCAGTAAGAGATTCACCTTGCTGACCGACCAATGCAccagggcaaaatcaaaaatgatagaaATACTGTGGTTGAGTATAGAATTATCCACCtctaactatgacatcctgtaccagccggggaaacttaatgagccacCAGACACCTTGTCCATTGACGAGATCAGGACCATAACAAATAGCTGataggtctgtgctgagtgcaagccgcacttctaccggccagacagGGCACAACTTATTAAAGCCACTCGCCCCTTCGAGCAAATCAGTGTTAACTTTAAAGGACCCATGCCTTCCACCGACTGTAACATATACTTCCTTAACATCATCAATGAATACTCCTGTTTTtttatttgccatcccctgctggGATGTGACCTCTGCCACAGTCATTAAGGCCTCTTCACTCTATTTGACTTCCCCggttatatccacagtgattggggacgggggtgggggggcggggtgagggaaACTTCCTTTAGGAGTAATGAGCTGCGTCAGAATctgttggccagaggcattgccatgagcaggaccactagttGCAACCGCCAGGATaatgggcaggtggagagggagaatctacagtctggaaggcagtcctcttgGCCTTGCAATCCAAAGGCCTCCCAGTCTTCTACTGGCAGGAGATTCTCCCAGAAGCCCTCCACTCTATTGGGTCACAATAGAGTGACAATATTGCTACACAAcatgaacatatgttttccttccccaggaaatctaCCGCCATGATTGATATCCCCAGGTCCCATCCTGCTCCGGAGGCATGTGAGGAACCATGAGTTTGACCCATTGGTTGAAAGTGTCCATCTCTTCCATGCCGACCCgtaatatgcctatgtggcatacagACACGAGGTCACCACTTCCATCAGGGACGACTCCCTCAGGGGCTCTGGACACCGCTGCTAATCACCCCATACTCTGCTCACCATTGAACACACATGATGCTCCTGACCTCTGGTATTCTGCCTCCATCCCGGGGGACAGCGCCCACCCACCAGCATAATACCGATGAATAGAAACAGGAGCCCGAGACCATCAGGACTCCGCTGCTGCACTGCAGCCACAACTGGTTCTACAATGGTCCCTGTGATCGACCACACCTCTGAACCTATGGCTTTCAAATTGTAAATGTGTAAatttgtaagttccacttcaccccgcggaactctttttaaaaacaaggggtgaatgtagtaaaccactgtaatgtcaAACATAcctattggccggttgtacctgtggccccttctcacaggctcctgtataaaggtgactgttccacggagccctgcaactcagtgcaggtcatgctatgttctcaagtgaattaaagcctattggcttctccacaatagtctcctgagtgatggATGGGGCATCATAAAGCAAATGGGGAGAATAATATATTTGCATACCTTCATCAATCTTGGTGCAGTTAATGACAGTTGAAGCAACTACTTCATTGGAACTTCCATCACATAAAACACCATCAATCTTGTGTCCAAGACGTCTGTCAATAAACATATTAAtgcaccaattaaaaaaaaaagatgcatgCATTAATTAACGTGTCAATTGGCTCAACTATAATGGCTACATACAAGATAACCATGTCATGATGGATGCTGTCAGGTTCTCCGCTCGGATTTGCTGAAGTAATGGCCAATGGTCCTGTCATGTTCACTAGATGAGCTGTTACAGTATGGTCAGGAACACGGATCATGATGCTGTCCTTTGTGCCAACATAATCATAGACAGCGCCAACACCTTTTAAGAAATGACATACAGCCAAACGATCATACATTAGAAGCTCCCAATTCTATTCTTGTTCTTGTCAATTCAATATGACTATGTGCTAGAATCAGGATCAGTAAAACATAATATATACCCAATTTCTTCAGCCACTCTCCTTTCTTCACAATACAACTGATACTTCCAGGGTAGACCTGATTCATGAATTCCCAGAGCAAGGGGCAGAATGGAGGATGCACTGCAGTGAGTTGGTCCAGACTGGAGATACAGATGCAGATTGGCTTCTCTGCAGGACGTTCCTAAAAGCAAGGAGAAGAATGACACATTGAGAAACTGACACATGTGCTTTGTGATTGTTGATATATTATTGGCCAAGATAAAATATTGAAATACGCAGAATtatgttttgtttcagattctttACTTTTATGTTGTAGATCATTTTAACAGCCTCTGGGTGCTGACAGGAAGCTGCAAGAGCATACACAGTATCCGTTGGGATTCCGCACACACGGCCAGAATCCAACATCTTTGCAATAGTTCGTAGGCCACTAGTCAGACGTGAAGAGGTAGTAAGGCAAGGTGAAGagttttcattgtttttttcattttctcctgGCTGTGATTGAGAAATAACAATCAAAACACGATTTTAAAAGTGTTCAGAACCTTTTTAATCGATATCgtataatccattagtttttgcTAAAATGAATCAATTAATCAATGCACACAGCCTGAACTGCAGTCATCAAATGattaatgaaaaaaatgtcacaaaACAATCTGGATTTTAATTGAGATGTTTTCAATGCTATGGCCATTTATAACTTTTCAGCTTCTTCGAATAGCgctcctttttaaactcaatgactATGTTGCAGTCCCATCAATGTGTTCCATCCATATCCCCTTATCCACTTTCCTTATAGAAATATCTATCTGAACTATCACATTATAACCATGTTAAACTTCTATTTGTAGCACTGTGTATATCAGCTTAAGAACTCTTATATTTCATCTATCTAATTGATTTACCATCATAAGTTTCATTACGCAtctaaaaatattacaaaatttgaatattttaaaaaccGCATGCattactttaaaataaaacattaattgaACACATCTTCAGTTGACCAAGTTATTATTGCAGTTAAGCTTAACATTACAGCTGCAGTATGAATCATCCACTGCCCACTGGAAGCAGGTCATAGCTAAAGGACTCTCAGGTAAGcaaatggatgtaagaaaaatagtgagTTATGgctagggaaggattagattgttgaggagtgggtttaaataggtcagcacaatatcatgggctgaagggcctgttctgtgctgtaatgttctatgtttcggGATGGCCAAGGATAATGAGGAGAACTGGAGAGAGGAAGTAGGAAATAGACTAGGTTTGGAGAAACAGAGAAGGGAGAAAGGAATTCCAAGGGGAAGAGTTAAACAGTGCCCTGGTGTGTGGAGCATTGATTCTGTAATTTTCAGTCGAACAGCAGATGTAAATCAATGCAGGGAAATCAGTAGAGATAGAAATAATATCCCAGTGGGGTCCTTTTAATCCATCTACTGTCCTTAATATACTATGCAGCTTGCTCCTTGTTTTTCTTTGTGTAAATTCAATGTCTTGATCTTTTGATCAACATTTCTGATAGAAACACGTGCGTATTGATGGCGCCATCACGTGTGTGAAATATGATGAGGAAATGATATTTTCTGATGAGTAGGGCTTTCACTATAAATGATAGAGAGGGGCGGCTCGGTTATTgttgtggttaatgcaatgctgttatagcgccagcaacgGGGGGGTTTGAATCCGTCGCTgtacgtaaggagtttgtatgttctccccgtgtctatgtagGTTTCCGTccggtgctccagattcctctcacccttcaaaatgtactgggggtgttggtcaattgggtttaattgagcagcaagggctcgtgggctgaaaggccctgttaccatgccatatgtctaaatttataaatttaaaagcaCGCGAGAAACATTTcacgcattaaaaaaaaatttgttctaatgtaatttctgGGCTCCATAATCTCAATATTTTGTTTAATAACTAATATTGCAAATAATTAGATATCATACTGCTTTCGTCTTGAGGAAGGGATCACCAAGTGGAATTAACTGTTTTCCGAACATAGGATTAGCAAGTGAGGCAGCTGCTCCATAAACACAGACAAGACTGAACAAAGCCAGCACCACACCTGAGTGGAGAAAACAAAACTTTTAATGCCATATGCATAAGAGAGATATTTGCATAAAATCaatatattttaaacattaaaaatatggTGACTGACCTTCCAAAGGAAGAGGCAGCTTCTCCAAAGTGAAGAGTAGGAAGCAGACAATGATCACTTCCATAAAGACAGTGGTTATGAGAAGTACTAGATCCACAAAAGCTGCTGTATGGGTGAAAGGCAAAGAGTGAGAAACCACACAATTTATCTAAAAGAGCAAATAGTGAAGCAAAAATAATAAACGGAAATCGCAGACGAAAGACTTACCTAAAATAATTAGAAACATGTTGACTATAAGGAAGACAATAGCCCCAGCAGTGAATGCACCATCAAAATTGGCATCAATATTCAACACTTGACCTGCAATATGTAATTACGTTATTATAGACCTGATACacaaatgcagattataaatttaaatataaactttAATTTAGAACATGAAATCATGGCTAGGAATTTTCAACAAAAATCATGAAGATGGGAACCTGTCTTGGAAATTTCCAACCTGATGAGAACTGGTATAAACTTAGATCTTGCAGGGAGAAATGGCTTTTGTGTTCAATTTTGATACTATATTCTCCTACTGTTATTTAACTGGTGTTAACTCTAGTAATCTTCATTTGATCCCATTAAAATAATGACAAAAGCATATAGTTCTTGTAATCTAAACATTTCCAGGTTAAAACTTGTTAGTTGTGAGAGTTTTATTGCTGAATACTCTCACAACACCCGAACATCTGTTTTCttctactttaaaaaaatattagacacacagcatggtaacaggctcttttgaccCACGAGCTCATCccacccaattgcatccaattaacctacaacacccggtacactttgaagggtgggaggaaactgaaatacacggaggaaacccatggaagcacggggagaacgtataaatgcCTTACAaatagtgcgggattcaaaccctggtcctgatcgctggagctgtaacagctaggccaaccgtgctgcccactgGGTTTACTTGAATTCTAAACTTGTATCcttattttttttgtataaaaCTACAACTAGAAGAATAATTAAATGAAGTAACAGACAGTTTAGTTGTATGGATTGGAACTTATTTGATCCAacccacacctcacacttgttttccTGTGCCAACCCTGCCACTGCACTAAGGTTTATGCCTCATGAGTTTAATTGGGCTTAAAGCTTTGATGCTGTGACCGTAATGGAAAAACTGAGCAGCAACAAGATCACAAAGGCCTTGCCAAGATTTATCTAATGACCTCTTGACAGACTGTA contains the following coding sequences:
- the LOC138741684 gene encoding putative threonylcarbamoyl-AMP synthase — translated: MEVIIVCFLLFTLEKLPLPLEGVVLALFSLVCVYGAAASLANPMFGKQLIPLGDPFLKTKAPGENEKNNENSSPCLTTSSRLTSGLRTIAKMLDSGRVCGIPTDTVYALAASCQHPEAVKMIYNIKERPAEKPICICISSLDQLTAVHPPFCPLLWEFMNQVYPGSISCIVKKGEWLKKLGVGAVYDYVGTKDSIMIRVPDHTVTAHLVNMTGPLAITSANPSGEPDSIHHDMVILRLGHKIDGVLCDGSSNEVVASTVINCTKIDEEGITILREGCVPVVRVLEVFKQVKSKFV